The following proteins are encoded in a genomic region of Nitrospirota bacterium:
- the queG gene encoding tRNA epoxyqueuosine(34) reductase QueG, translated as MSPLPRSPLRDRIKARAQELGFDLVGIARADALTPEADRLRAWLEAGRQGQMTWLDRTAEKRGDPARVLPRARSIISLAMNYSHPDACTGAYHISKYAQGTDYHRVLGPKIDDLCAWLREQEPQSTSLGYVDTGPVLEKAWAQRAGLGWIGKHSNLINPEIGSWILLGAVLTTIDLDPDPPGEDACGHCTLCIDACPTGAIVEPYVVDSNRCISYLTIEHRGEIEAGLREKMGTHIFGCDICQDVCPWNTRAPRGRESAFSDAPMEWSDVALENLDEAGFSKIFRTSAVKRPKWEGFRRNLDIARRSLKAAG; from the coding sequence ATGTCCCCCCTGCCCCGCTCCCCTCTCCGCGACCGAATCAAAGCACGCGCCCAGGAACTCGGATTCGACCTCGTGGGGATCGCCCGCGCCGATGCGTTGACGCCCGAGGCCGATCGGCTTCGCGCCTGGCTCGAGGCCGGCCGTCAGGGGCAGATGACTTGGTTGGACCGAACGGCGGAGAAACGCGGCGATCCGGCACGGGTCCTCCCCCGCGCCCGTTCCATCATCAGCCTCGCCATGAACTATTCTCATCCCGATGCCTGCACGGGGGCCTACCACATCTCAAAGTATGCCCAAGGGACGGACTATCATCGCGTGCTGGGCCCCAAGATTGACGATCTGTGCGCCTGGCTCCGCGAGCAGGAACCCCAATCCACCTCGCTCGGCTACGTCGATACCGGCCCTGTGTTGGAAAAGGCGTGGGCGCAGCGGGCAGGGCTTGGATGGATCGGCAAGCATTCGAACTTGATCAACCCCGAGATCGGCTCCTGGATTCTGTTGGGGGCGGTGCTAACCACCATCGACTTGGACCCCGATCCACCCGGGGAAGACGCCTGTGGGCACTGCACGCTGTGCATCGACGCCTGCCCCACCGGGGCCATCGTCGAGCCGTACGTGGTCGACTCCAATCGCTGCATCTCCTATCTCACCATCGAGCACCGGGGCGAGATCGAGGCGGGGCTCCGGGAAAAGATGGGGACTCACATCTTCGGGTGCGACATCTGCCAGGATGTATGCCCGTGGAACACTCGGGCGCCCCGTGGCCGGGAATCCGCCTTTTCGGACGCGCCGATGGAATGGAGCGACGTTGCTCTGGAGAACCTTGACGAGGCAGGTTTCTCCAAGATCTTCCGGACCAGTGCGGTTAAACGGCCGAAATGGGAGGGATTCAGGCGGAATCTGGACATTGCCCGGCGGAGCCTCAAGGCCGCAGGCTAA
- a CDS encoding carboxypeptidase regulatory-like domain-containing protein: MTARLAVYVACLILLAPRAFGKTAEDYTVYSTGIAGQAGLLRVLTATKTPDGTLTNRGSMGYFRCPGLCGRNTFFSTSEGHERIDGTFSATFSPDFVKKPFDPADGFEFSFSYIGAYHVVDDISADTHRPSAAVGDIEGGVKYVLPRPWLPEFLHLGVSTFGKLYSALGDVGMQADSISPSVRLLTTVDLLKYAPVQFHLNLGYGMDNSMKIFDPKSPIPDRSRRFAQGVTGEDSVIFGAALAAPLPRVVPYLEIYGLIDADGSGIDSSGAAVPIRNFRENPWTITPGVRGYFTKRAAAEVAVDLGYLSDRFPSSSANASKALLEDIVPPIRLNVAVSYSFTPKIPKLIRRAPVGRILGKVVDAASKEAVGFAVLSFPGRDMANIASNRDSGEFEIEKLKPGPYTLVVSHPGYENVSLDAEVKANQNTEVQVELKKVFTIATVTGRLTDPTGHPVQGVVHFLKAKEKVPSTFSTDPATGVYSASLPEGEFKVHAQAPGFLPSTDQAAALKAGESFEFNFVLQPKPEPKLAKVTENKIEILQTIHFETGRNIIKPISFPVLDDVSQILVDRKEFKVRVEGHTDNVGGFQINMKLSQARAESVMRYLIGKGVAADRLVAVGLGPQFPIADNTTERGRAQNRRVEFIILSGNVKLPVQLPKPAAAPSWVTTAKEPFALVYDAKEGKAVARAKKGRRFRFVARDGDWISIRLPSGKTGWVREADITLE, encoded by the coding sequence GTGACGGCACGTCTAGCAGTCTATGTGGCTTGTCTCATCCTCCTCGCCCCGCGCGCGTTCGGCAAGACGGCGGAGGACTACACGGTTTACTCGACCGGGATCGCGGGCCAGGCGGGGCTGCTGCGTGTGCTGACGGCCACCAAAACTCCCGATGGCACGCTGACCAACCGGGGAAGCATGGGATACTTCAGGTGCCCCGGTCTCTGCGGTCGCAACACCTTCTTCAGCACTTCGGAAGGTCATGAGAGAATCGACGGGACGTTCTCCGCCACCTTTTCGCCCGACTTCGTGAAGAAACCGTTCGATCCCGCGGATGGATTCGAGTTTTCGTTTTCCTACATCGGGGCGTACCACGTGGTGGATGACATCAGCGCCGACACCCATCGCCCTTCGGCGGCCGTGGGGGACATCGAAGGGGGAGTGAAATACGTTCTGCCGAGACCGTGGCTGCCGGAGTTCCTCCACCTGGGAGTGAGCACCTTTGGGAAACTCTACAGCGCCCTCGGCGACGTCGGAATGCAGGCCGATTCGATCAGCCCGTCGGTCCGTCTCCTTACCACCGTGGATCTCCTCAAGTACGCCCCCGTGCAATTCCACTTGAACCTCGGTTATGGGATGGATAATTCCATGAAGATCTTCGATCCCAAGTCGCCGATACCGGACCGATCGCGGAGATTCGCACAGGGCGTGACGGGCGAGGACAGCGTCATCTTTGGGGCCGCTTTGGCCGCACCCCTGCCACGGGTGGTGCCCTACTTGGAGATCTACGGCTTGATCGACGCGGATGGCAGCGGGATCGACAGTTCCGGCGCGGCCGTCCCGATTCGGAACTTCCGCGAGAATCCCTGGACGATCACACCGGGGGTCCGGGGGTATTTCACGAAACGCGCCGCTGCCGAAGTCGCGGTGGACCTCGGCTATCTGAGCGATCGATTTCCGAGCTCGAGCGCCAACGCATCCAAGGCGCTGCTCGAGGACATCGTGCCTCCTATCCGGCTGAATGTGGCCGTCAGCTACAGCTTCACGCCCAAGATTCCGAAACTGATTCGGAGAGCACCCGTCGGCCGCATTCTTGGAAAGGTCGTCGATGCCGCTTCCAAGGAGGCCGTGGGTTTCGCGGTCCTCTCCTTTCCGGGGCGCGACATGGCCAATATCGCCTCGAACCGTGACTCTGGAGAGTTCGAGATCGAGAAGCTCAAGCCGGGGCCGTACACGCTCGTGGTTTCCCATCCCGGATACGAAAATGTGAGCTTGGATGCCGAGGTGAAGGCCAATCAGAACACCGAAGTCCAAGTCGAACTCAAGAAAGTCTTTACCATCGCCACGGTCACCGGTCGATTGACCGATCCGACGGGCCACCCCGTCCAGGGCGTGGTCCATTTTTTGAAGGCAAAGGAAAAGGTGCCGTCGACCTTCTCCACGGACCCCGCAACGGGCGTGTACTCCGCCTCTTTGCCGGAAGGGGAATTCAAGGTCCACGCGCAGGCCCCCGGCTTTCTCCCTTCGACGGATCAGGCCGCGGCGCTGAAGGCGGGCGAATCCTTCGAATTCAATTTCGTCCTCCAGCCCAAGCCCGAGCCGAAACTCGCAAAAGTCACCGAGAACAAGATCGAAATTCTCCAGACGATTCACTTCGAAACGGGCAGAAACATCATCAAGCCGATCTCTTTCCCCGTGCTCGACGATGTCTCGCAGATTCTTGTCGATCGAAAGGAGTTCAAGGTCCGGGTCGAAGGGCACACGGACAATGTGGGCGGGTTCCAAATCAACATGAAACTTTCTCAGGCGCGCGCGGAGTCGGTGATGCGGTACCTCATCGGAAAGGGCGTGGCTGCGGACCGGCTTGTGGCGGTGGGACTGGGGCCTCAGTTTCCCATTGCCGACAACACCACCGAGCGGGGGCGGGCGCAGAACCGCCGGGTGGAATTCATCATTCTGAGTGGAAACGTCAAGCTCCCCGTTCAGCTCCCGAAGCCGGCGGCGGCGCCGTCCTGGGTCACCACGGCGAAAGAGCCGTTTGCCCTGGTCTATGACGCGAAGGAGGGCAAGGCCGTGGCGCGTGCGAAAAAGGGACGGCGGTTTCGCTTTGTGGCGCGGGACGGGGATTGGATATCGATCCGCCTCCCCAGCGGGAAGACCGGATGGGTCAGGGAGGCCGACATCACGCTGGAGTAG
- a CDS encoding carbon starvation protein A — protein sequence MSLPLFAVVMLALLIVGYTLYGRIISRQYALSDASKTPAEEINDGVDFVPTKPFYLLGQHFSAIAAAGPIVGPIAACITFGWLPCILWIGVGVIFIGAVHDFSALVASVRHGAKSIAEIVRQNLGKRAWLAIMVFIWIALVYVIVAFADVTASTFVGQTEELEGTTAFNPGGAVAAAASMYLVISIVMGLIQRKWNPPLWLLTLIFVPATLGVVFLGTKLSTLLIFTQKTWGVTILAYCFVASIIPVWLLLQPRGYLGGFILYLALAVGVIGVFFGGHEIQQPAFKQWTGAKMTDALFPFLFVTIACGACSGFHGLVCSGTTSKQIARESHCKPVGYGGMLLEGFVAVIALATVMIRGAGEALPGPGKIYGEGIGRFMTVITGEGSLRFAMTFGAMAFSTFVFDTLDVSTRLGRLILQELFGSRGAVSSAVATLLTLTVPFLFIAIQAPPLPGQKPSYMMYWTLFGTSNQLLAALTLLGITVWLKRSGKRVWFTVLPMLFVMVVTLSSLVIQIQAALQEPPSFSAGFVNGIVAILLTALALQLVLESALVLLRARPQPSPARG from the coding sequence ATGTCGCTTCCGCTGTTTGCCGTCGTGATGCTGGCGCTTCTGATCGTCGGCTACACGCTGTACGGTCGAATCATCTCGCGGCAGTACGCGCTGAGCGATGCTTCGAAAACACCCGCCGAGGAGATCAACGACGGCGTGGATTTCGTTCCGACGAAGCCCTTCTATCTCCTGGGCCAGCATTTTAGTGCGATCGCGGCGGCGGGGCCCATCGTCGGGCCGATCGCGGCTTGCATCACCTTCGGATGGCTGCCGTGCATCCTCTGGATCGGCGTCGGAGTCATCTTCATCGGCGCGGTTCACGATTTCTCAGCCCTGGTGGCCAGTGTGCGCCATGGGGCCAAGTCGATTGCGGAAATCGTCCGTCAGAACCTCGGCAAACGCGCATGGCTCGCGATCATGGTCTTCATCTGGATCGCCCTCGTGTACGTGATTGTCGCGTTTGCGGACGTGACGGCCTCCACGTTCGTCGGGCAGACGGAGGAACTGGAGGGCACCACGGCCTTCAACCCTGGGGGAGCGGTGGCGGCTGCCGCCTCGATGTACCTCGTGATTTCCATCGTCATGGGACTCATTCAACGGAAATGGAATCCGCCGCTCTGGCTCCTCACGCTGATCTTCGTACCGGCCACTCTGGGCGTGGTGTTTCTGGGCACAAAACTTTCCACGCTCCTGATCTTCACCCAGAAAACGTGGGGGGTGACGATTCTCGCGTACTGCTTCGTCGCTTCCATCATTCCGGTTTGGCTCCTCCTCCAGCCGCGGGGCTACCTGGGCGGATTCATTCTCTACCTGGCGCTGGCGGTCGGTGTGATCGGCGTGTTTTTCGGCGGCCACGAAATACAGCAGCCGGCGTTCAAGCAGTGGACGGGCGCCAAGATGACCGATGCCTTGTTTCCGTTCCTGTTCGTGACGATCGCGTGCGGGGCATGCAGCGGATTCCACGGACTCGTGTGCTCGGGCACAACGTCGAAGCAGATCGCCCGCGAGTCGCACTGCAAGCCGGTGGGGTACGGAGGCATGCTCTTGGAGGGATTCGTGGCCGTGATTGCGCTTGCCACGGTGATGATCCGCGGCGCCGGGGAAGCGCTTCCAGGCCCGGGAAAGATCTACGGAGAGGGCATCGGAAGGTTCATGACCGTCATTACGGGGGAGGGGAGTCTCCGGTTCGCCATGACGTTTGGCGCGATGGCTTTTTCGACCTTCGTCTTTGACACACTCGACGTGAGCACCCGGCTCGGCCGACTGATCCTCCAGGAGTTGTTCGGGAGCCGCGGGGCCGTGTCCTCGGCCGTGGCCACGCTTCTCACCTTGACGGTGCCGTTCCTGTTCATCGCGATCCAGGCGCCGCCGCTCCCGGGACAGAAACCTTCCTATATGATGTATTGGACGCTTTTCGGAACGTCGAACCAACTCCTGGCGGCACTCACCCTGCTGGGCATTACGGTGTGGCTGAAGCGGAGCGGGAAACGGGTCTGGTTCACCGTGCTCCCCATGCTATTTGTCATGGTGGTTACCCTTTCGTCGCTCGTGATCCAGATCCAGGCCGCTCTCCAGGAACCCCCTTCGTTTTCGGCGGGTTTCGTCAATGGGATCGTGGCGATCCTGTTGACGGCTCTCGCTCTCCAGCTCGTCCTCGAATCCGCCCTCGTGCTTCTGAGGGCAAGGCCCCAACCCTCTCCAGCGCGGGGATAG